The Rubrobacter tropicus nucleotide sequence GGAGACGTCGACGAGGCGGCGGGTCAGGTAGCCCGAGTCCGCCGTACGCAGGGCCGTGTCGGCCTGGCCCTTCCTGGCGCCGTGGGTGGAGGTGAAGTACTCGAGGACCGAGAGGCCTTCTATGAAGTTGGACTTCACGGGCTCCGGGATGATCTCGCCCTTCGTGTTGGTCATCAGGCCTCGCATGCCGGCGAGCTGGGTGAAGTTCGAGTAGTTACCGCGGGCGCCGGAGTCGGCCATCATGAAGATCGGGTTCAGGCGCCAGAGGTTGCCCTTCATGGCGTCCTCGACCTCGTTCTTGGCCTGCGTCCACAGGGCGATGGTCCGCTCCAGGCTCTCCTCGTCGGAGATAAAGCCCTGGTCCCACTGCTCCTCGACCTCGTCGACCTGCCCCTGGTAGTTCTCCAGGATGCCTTCCTTCTGCTCCGGCACGACTATGTCGTTCTTGCCGACGGAGATGCCAGCCTTCGTAGCCGTGTGGAAGCCCACCCTCTTGAGGGTGTCGAGAAGCTGGCTCACGAGCTCGGTCGGGTAGCGCTCGACGAACTCGGAGACGAGCGACTTGATCTCGCCCTTCTTCAACACGTGGTTGACGTAGGGGTATTCGGCCGGGTCGTAGGAGTCGCCCAGATAATCCCTCAAGGTCTGCTCGACGTTCTCGTTGAAGAGGACGCGCCCGAGGGTCGTCTCTATCCGACCGCCGTTGCGCCGGGCGATGACCTTGTTGTGGATCTTGAGCGTCCCCTCCTTGTACGCGGCCTCGGCCTCGTCGTAGGAGGAGATGAGCGCCTTCGGCTCCTCGTTCTCGAAATCATCGCCGGTGGAGGTGATGTAGTAGAGACCGAGCACCATGTCCTGCGAGGGAACGGCGATCGGGAACCCGTTGGCCGGAAGCAGGATGTTCTGCGTCGAGAGCATCAGGACGCGGGCCTCGGCCTGCGCCTCGGGCGAGAGCGGCACGTGGACCGCCATCTGGTCGCCGTCGAAGTCCGCGTTGAACGCGGAACACACGAGCGGATGGACCTGGATGGCCTTGCCCTCGACCAGCACCGGCTCGAAGGCCTGGATGCCCAGGCGGTGGAGCGTCGGCGCGCGGTTGAGCAGCACCGGGTGCTCCTTGATCACGTCCTCCAAGACGTCCCAGACCTCGGGACGCAGCCGCTCGACCATCTGCTTGGCGCTCCGGATGTTCGGGGCCAATGCCCGGTCGACGAGCACCTTCATCACGAACGGCTTGAACAGCTCGACCGCCATCAGGCGCGGCAGGCCGCACTGGTGCATCTTGAGCCCGGGGCCGACCACGATGACGGAACGGCCGGAGTAGTCGACGCGCTTGCCGAGCAGGTTCTGGCGGAACCTGCCCTGCTTGCCCTTGAGCATATCGCTGAGCGACTTCAGGGCGCGGTTGCCGGCGCCGGTGACGGCGCGGCCACGGCGGCCGTTATCGAAGAGGGCGTCGACCGCCTCCTGGAGCATCCGCTTCTCGTTGTTCACGATCACGTCGGGAGCCCCGAGGTCGAGCAGGCGACGAAGCCTGTTGTTCCGGTTTATGACGCGCCGGTACAGGTCGTTCAGGTCGGAGGTCGCGAAGCGTCCGCCGTCGAGCTGGACCATCGGGCGGAGGTCGGGCGGGAGGACCGGGATGGCCTCCATGATCATCCACTCGGGTCCGTTGCCGCTGGTGCGGAACGCGTCGACGACCTTCAGGCGCTTGATGGCCTTCTGGCGCTTCTGGCCCTTGGAGGAGACGACGGTGTCGCGCAGGTCCTGGGCCTCCTCGACGAGGTCGACCTGCTGGATGAGGTCCTTGACGGCCTCGGCGCCCATGCCGCCGCGGAAGTACACGCCGTAGCCGTACTCGTCGCCGAAGCGGTCCTTCATCTCGCGGAACAATTCCTCGTCGTCCACGATCTGGCGCGGCTCCAGGGTCTGGAACTCCTCCCAGGAACGCCTGACGAGCGCGATCTGGTCCGTCGTGGAGCGCTGGATGTCCGCTATGGAATCCTCGGCCTCCTTGTGGACCTTGGCGACCGTCGCCTCGCGGTTCTCTTCCTCGATCTCCGCGAACTCCTCGGTGAACTCGTCCGGGGAGCTGTCGCCGTTTATGACGCTCTCGCGCTTGGTGCGCAGGGCGTGGACCTGGTCGATCTCCTCGTCCCTGTCCTGCTCTAGCTGCTTGATCTCATCCTCGACCCGCCCGCGGAGCAGGTCTATGTCGTTCGCCCGCTCCTCGCGGTCCACCCACGTAACGATGGAGCTCGCGAAGTACAGAACCCGATCGAGCTCCTTCGGGCTGATGTCGAGCAAATAGCCCATCCGGCTCGGAACGCCCTTGACGAACCACACGTGCGCCACGGGCGCGGCGAGCTCGATGTGGCCCATCCGGTCGCGGCGCACCCTCGCCCGCGTCACCTCGACGCCGCAGCGCTCGCAGATGATGCCCTTGAACCGGATCCTCTTGTACTTGCCGCAGTAGCACTCCCAGTCCTTCGACGGGCCGAAGATGCGCTCGTCGAAGAGGCCGTCCTTCTCGGGACGCAAAGTGCGGTAGTTGATGGTCTCGGGCTTGGTTACTTCGCCGCGGGACCACTCCCGGATCTCCTCGGCCGAGGCGAGGCCGATGGAGATCTTCTCCAGTTTGTTTATGTCTATGTCGCGCTCAAGTCCCTGCACGCTCTATGCTCCTCCCCTGCCGAAGGCGTCCGGCACGTCGTCCAGGTTGCCCGTCGGTTCGTCGCGGCTGAGGTTGATCCCCAGAGCCCTGGCGGCCTCGTCCCAGTCGCGCCGCTCGGTGTCCTCCGCGGCGGCCTCGGCGTTGTAGACCGGCTTGACCGAGAGACCCAAGGACTGCATCTCCTTGAGAAGCACCTTGAAGCTCGCCGGCACCCCGGGCTCGGGTATGTTCTCGCCCTTCACTATCGACTCGTAGCTCTTGACGCGGCCGACCCTGTCGTCGCTCTTGATGGTCAAGAGCTCCTGCAGGGTGTGCGCGGCGCCGTAGGCTTCGAGCGCCCACACCTCCATCTCGCCGAAGCGCTGGCCGCCGAACTGGGCCTTACCGCCCAAAGGCTGCTGCGTGACGAGGGAGTACGGGCCCGTGCTCCTCGCGTGGATCTTGTCGTCCACGAGGTGGAGGAGCTTAAGGATGTACATGTAGCCGACCGTGATCCTGCCGTCGAACGGCTCCCCGGTGCGCCCGTCGTAGAGCGTCACCTTGCCGCCGCGGCCCATCCCGGTCTTCGCCCCACCGTTGTTGTTGACCTTCTCGATGGCCTTGTCGATGTCCTCGATCTCGGCGCCTGAGAAGACCGGCGTGGAGACGAACGTGGGCTCCTCGCTCTCGCCGAGCCCCTGGCTCGCGGCCCAGACCAGGTGGGTCTCCAGGATCTGGCCGATGTTCATGCGGCTCGGCACGCCGAGGGGGGACAGAATGACGTCCACCGGGCGGCCGTCCTCCATGAACGGCATGTCCTCCTCCGGCACGATCTTGGAGATGACGCCCTTGTTGCCGTGCCGACCGGCGAGCTTGTCGCCCTCCGCGATCTTGCGCTTCTTGGCCACGAAGACCCGGACCTGCTCGTTGACGCCGGGCTGCAGCTCGTCGCCCGCGTCGCGGCTGAACCGCTTCACGTCGATGACGACGCCGCCCTCGCCGTGGGGCACCTTGAGGGAGGAGTCCTTCACCTCGCGGGCCTTCTCGCCGAAGATGGCGCGAAGCAGCTTCTCCTCCGGCGTCGGCTCGGACTCGCCCTTGGGCGTCACCTTGCCGACCAGCACGTCGCCGGAGCCCACCTCGGCGCCTATGCGGATGATGCCGTCCATGTCCAGGTTCATCAGCACGTCGTCCGAGGCGTTCGGGATGTCGCGCGTGATCTCCTCGGGGCCGAGCTTGGTGTCCCTGGCCTGGATCTCGTGCTCCTGGATGTGGATGGAGGAGAGGACGTCGTCCTTGACTATCCGCTCGGAGATGATGATCGCGTCCTCGAAGTTGAACCCTTCCCACGGCATGAAAGCCACGAGCATGTTCTTGCCCAGGGCGAGTTCGCCCTGATCCGTCGAGGACCCGTCGGCCATGACCGTACCGGCCTCGACCTCCTCGCCCTCCGTGACGAGCGGCCTCTGGTTGACGCAGGTGCCCTGGTTGGAGCGGGCGAACTTGCGCAGCGGGTACTCGTCCACCCCGCCGTCGTTGCGGCGGACCGAGATCCTGCTGGCCACGACCCGCTCGACCTTGCCGGCGTTGCGCGCCAGGATGACGTCGCCCGTGTCGGCCGCGGCCCTAAACTCCATGCCGGTCCCGACGTACGGGGCCTCGCTGCGGAGCAGCGGCACGGCCTGGCGCTGCATGTTCGCGCCCATGAGAGCGCGGTTTGCGTCGTCGTGCTCGAGAAACGGGATGAGCGCGGTGCCGACGGAGACCGTCTGCAGGGGCGCCACGTCCACGTAATCGACCTCGTCGGGGCTGACCGAGGAGACCTCGCCCCCCTTGCGGCGGGCCAGGATCTGCTCGCCCTCGGCTATCTGGCCGGTCTCCATGTCGACCGGCGTGTTGGCCTGGGCGATCGTGAACTCCTCCTCCTCGTCGGCGGAGAGGTACTCGATCTCGTCGGTCAGCTTGCCGTCGACGACCTTGCGGTAAGGAGTCTGGACGAACCCGTAGTCGTCCACGGTCGCGAACGTCGAGAGCTGCCCTATAAGCCCGATGTTCGGGCCCTCGGGCGTCTCGATGGGGCACATCCGCCCGTAGTGGGTCGGATGCACGTCGCGAACCTCTATGGGGGCCCGCTCACGCGAGAGACCGCCGGCGCCCATGGCGCTCAGGCGGCGCCTGTGCGAGAGGCCGGAGAGCGTGTTCGTCTGGTCCATGAACTGCGAGAGCTGGGAGGAGCCGAAGAACTCCTTTATGGCGCTCGACACGGGCTTGACGTTGACCACCGACTGGGGGGTTATGGACTCCTCGTCCTGGGTCGTCATCCGCTCGCGGACGACGCGCTCCATGCGGTACATCCCGATCCGGAAAGCCTCCTGAACCAACTCTCCCACGGTCCTCAGGCGCCTGTTGCCGAAGTGCTCGTACTCGTCGAGCTTGTGCCGGATGCGCTCGTAGTTGATCCTGCCGAACTCTTCCTCCTCCGCAACCTCCTCGGAGGTCTGGATGAGCCGGCCGAGCAACCCCTCGATGTCCTCGATGGTGAGCGTGTGGTTCTCCAGCGGCACTTCGAGCCTGAGCTTCTTGTTGACCTTGTAACGCCCGACCTCGGAAAGGTCGTAGCGCTTCGGGTCGAAGAAGAGGGTGTTGACGAGGCCCTCGGCGTTCTCCTTGTTGACCGGCTCGCCGGGACGCTGACGCCTGAAGACTTCGAGCAGCGCCTCCTCCTGCGAGGCGATGTCGTCGCGCTCCAGGGTGTTGCGGATCAGCCACGAGTCGTCGAAGCGGGAGAGGATCTCCTCCGGCCCGCCCATCCCGAGCGCCTTCAAGAGCACGGTAACGGGCAGCTTCCTCTTGCGGTCTATACGAACCGAGACGTAGCCCTTGGTCTCGACCTCGAACTCGAGCCAGGACCCCCGGCTCGGCATGAGGCTCGCCGTCAAAACCTGCTTGGTCTGGTCCTTGGGCTCCATGATGTACGCGCCGGGCGACCGCACGAGCTGCGTCACCACCACCCGCTCGGTCCCGTTGATGATAAAGGTCCCCGAGCGCGTCATGAGCGGGAAGTCGCCCATAAAGACGTCCTGCTCCCTGACCTCGCCCGTCTCCTTGACTATGAAACGCACCTTGACGAAGAGCGGCGCCGCGTACGTCTTGTCCTTCGTCATGCACTCTTCGGCGGAGACGGGCGGCTCCTCGAAGCGGCTCTCGCCGAACTCCACGGCGTAAGAGCCCGTGTAATCTTCGATGGGTGAAATATCCGTAAAGGTCTTCTGAATACCCTCGTTCAGGAATTTCTCAAAAGAGTTCAACTGGATCTCGACGAGGTCCGGCAACTGAACTTCAGTGGACTGCAACCGAGCGTAAGGGTGCCGTTTCCGGCGCACGACAGGGGTTACCAAATTAACTCTCCTCCGCAAGGATTGTTGAAAAAAGGCCGAGCACGCAAACGAGTATGTTACCCCCCGAAGGGGGCATAGTCAAGACGATTTCTGAAAAGTATGTCGCTAGCCTTTCACCAACGGACGCAGTGTAGCACAACCGCACGGGGTCATGCCACAAACAGAGCTTTCAGCGGTCAGCTATCAGCTTTCAGCTCCTGGTTCCGTCCACCCCGCGACCCCGCGAAGACCACGATGCTCAGGTAAGCAATCGCTACAAAAAGAGGCGGCGCCCCCTCGCGGGGGCGCCGCCTACGCCGGTCTCCAGCTGACCGCTGAGAGCTGATAGCTAACAGCGTAGAGCTGAAGTAGGCAGAGCCTACTTCAGCTCTACCGTACCGCCGGCCTCTTCGATCTGGGTCTTGAGGGCCTCGGCGTCCTCCTTGGAGATCGCCTCCTTGACGGGGTTCGGGGCCTCGTCGACGAGGGCCTTGGCCTCCTTCAGGCCCAGGCCGGTGGCCGCGCGGACTACCTTGATGACCTGGATCTTCTTCTCGCCGGCGCCCGTGAGCACGACGTCGAACTCGGTCTGCTCCTCCTCGGCGGCCGCGCCATCGGCGGCGGCGCCGGCGGCGGGGGCCGCGGCGACGGCCGTGGCGGAGACGCCGAAGCGCTCCTCGAGGGCCTTTACGAGCTCGGAGAGCTCGAGAACGGTCATGTTCTCGATAGACTCCATCAGTTCCTGCTGGTTTACCGCCATTTCAAATCCTCCTGGACTCGACTTTTTACGACTGTTCCGCGTTCTGCTTCTGCTCGGCGATCTGGCCGAGCGCCACCACGAGACCCTGAACGGTGTTGTTCAAGACCGTCACCAGGCCCGTGAGCGGCGACGAGATGCCGCCGACGACCTGGGCTATGAGCTGCTCCCTGGCCGGCAGCTTGGACAACGCCACCACGTCCGCCTCGTCCAGCACGCGCCCGCCTTCGAGCAGGCCGCCCTTGAGGGCGAACGTCTCGACCTGGTCGGCGAACTCGGCCATGAGCTTCGCGCTCGCGACCGGGTCCTCCGAGAACGCCAGCGCGGTCGGACCGGTCAGGAACTCTTCGAGACCCTCGACGCCCGCCTCGTCGGCCGCGCGCTTGGTAAGGGTGTTCTTGGCGACGACGAACTCGACCCCCGACTCGCGGCTGCGACGCCTAAGGTCCGTGGTGCGGGCGACGTCCATGCCCTGGTAGTCCACCAGGACCGCCGAGCCCGCCCGCAGCTTGCCCGCGAGGCGCTCGATCACCTGCGCTTTCTCTTCCCTCTTCACCTCGACTCCTCTGCAATAGAAAACCCCGGGGCCGCAGAGGCGCCCGGGGTTCTGAGAAGAATCCGTAAGGTGCTTTCCGCGACCTCGGCCGGAAGATTAAGTCCTGGGCGCTAGCCCCGGACCCCGGCTGTCTGTGGTCTGCTGTGGACTATAGCTCCGCTATCGTCCGCGCGAGATCTTACTCCCTCTCGACCGCCGGGTCAACCTTGACCGAAGGACCCATCGTGGTCGTGAGGGTGACGGTCTTGAAGTACCGGCCCTTGACCGGCGCCGGCCTCGCCCGCTGCAGCTCCTCGCGCAGGGCGAAGTAGTTCTGGACCAGGCTGTCCTCGTCGAAGGACTTCTTGCCGATGATGCCGTGGATGATGCCGTAGCGGTCGACGCGGTACTCGATCTTGCCGCGCTTGATCTCCTCGACGGCCCTACCGACGTCCATCGTGACGGTCCCGCTCTTAGGGTTCGGCATGAGCCCCCGCGGACCGAGCACCGGACCTAGCTGGCCGACGGACCGCATCTGGTCCGGCGTGGCGACCGCCACGTCGAAGTCCATGAAGCCCTGCTCGCGGATGCGGGAGGCGAGGTCGTCGGAGCCGACGACGTCGGCGCCAGCCTCCTCGGCCTCGCGGGCCTTCTCGCCCTCGGCGAAGACGGCGACGCGGCGGGTCTTGCCCGTGCCGTTCGGGAGCATCAGGGTGCCGCGAACCATCTGGTCGGCGCGGCGCGGGTCCACGTTCAGGTGGACGTGGGCCTCGACGCTCTCGTCGAACTTGGCGCCGTCGAGGCTCTTGAGAAGCTCGATCGCCTCGCGCGGGGCGTAGTAGCGCTCCGGGTCTATCTTTGCCTTCTGTTCCAAAAGTCGTCTACCCATTGACCGTAATCCCCATGCTCCGGGCCGTACCCTCGACGATCTTCGACGCGCCTTCCACGTCGGCGGCGTTGAGGTCAGGCATCTTGGTCCTGGCAATCTCCTCGACCTGCGCGCGGCTCACGGTGCCGACCTTCGAGCGGTTCGGCTCGCCGCTGCCCTTGTCTACGCCGGCGGCCTGGCGGAGCAGGTACGCCGCGGGGGAGGTCTTGGTGACGAACGTGAACGAGCGGTCCTCGTAGACCGTGATCTCGACCGGCACCACCTGGCCCATCCGGTCGCGCGTGGCGTCGTTGAACTGCCGCACGAACTCCCCGATGTTGACCTGCGCCTGGCCGAGCGCAGGACCCACCGGCGGGGCCGGGTTGGCCTGACCGCCCGTGATCTGCAACTTCAATTTGCGCGCTACGCGGCGCCCGCGTCCTCTGCCCATAAGATTCCTCTCGTTCGTTTTAGAGCTTGGCTACCTGGCTGAAAGACAGCTCAACCGGCGTCTCCCGCCCGAAGATGGAGACCAGCACCTTCAGCCGCGACTGGTCCACGTTGATGTCCGAGATCGACCCGGTGAAGTCCGAGAGCGGCCCGCCGATCACCTTGACGGTCTCCCCGACGGTGTAGTCAACCGTCGTCTTGACCTTCTCGCGCTGCTCGGCGGCGGCCTCGTTCGGGTGGAGCAGCCGCTCTACCTCGGCGCGGGAGAGCGCAAGGGGTTTGTCCCCGGCGCCGACGATCTGGGTCACGCCCGGCGTTTGGCGGACGAGGCTCCAGGAGCTGTCGTTCATGTCCATGTTCACCAGGACGTAGCCGGGGAACTGGCGCTGGACCGTCGGGACCTTCTTGCCGTCTTTGATCTCGATGACGTTCTCGGTCGGGATGGAGATCTCGCCGAAGTGCCGGTTGAGGCCCATCGACTCGATGCGACGCTCCAGCGTCGTTCGGACCTTGTTCTCATGGCCCGAGTATGTGTTGACGACGTACCACTTCTTCAAGGGAATAGACTCCTAGACTTTACGTGAAGATCAAACGCGCTAGCCTGCCGAAAAGAAAGTCCCAGACGGCGACGTAAGCGGCGAGCGTCAGCACGATGATGAGCACGACCGCCGTGCTCTGGCGCAACTGCTCCCGGTTCGGCCAGCTCACCCGCCGGAGCTCGCCCCGCACGTCGCGCGCGAACTTCCTCGGACCGGCCAGGAACCCACCGCTCTTCTGCTGTTGTTGCGCCTTCCCGCCGCCCTTGCCGGACGGCGCCTGGGCGCCCCGCTTCTTACCCACTAGTTCCTCGCATGGCTTCGCCTCTCGGAGCAGGGCAGGAGGGACTCGAACCCACGACCTGCGGTTTTGGAGACCGCTGCTCTTCCAACTGAGCTACTGCCCTCTATCAGAACGTCCTACCGGGTCTCCCGGTGCGCCGTGTGCTGCCGGCACCACGGACAATACTTCTGCAACTGGATGCGATCCGGGGTGTTGCGCCGGTTCTTGCGGCTACTGTAGTTCCGACGCTTGCACTCGTCGCAAGCCAGCGTTACCAATTGTCGCACAATAGTCCTCCAAATCACAGGGGCGGCACCATTGCCGCCCCCGCCAAACCTACGTTATACCGCTACTCGATTATCTCTGTTACGACGCCGGCGCCGACGGTGCGGCCGCCCTCGCGGATGGCGAAGTTGAGCCCCTCGTCCATCGCTATCGGGCTTATCAGCTCAACCTCCATCACCGTGTTGTCCCCGGGCATCACCATCTCCACCCCCTCCTCGAGCCTTATCTCCCCCGTCACGTCGGTGGTGCGGAAGTAGAACTGCGGCCGGTAGTTGGTGAAGAACGGCGTGTGGCGCCCCCCCTCCTCCTTGGAAAGCACGTACACCTCCGCCTTGAAGCGGGTGTGGGGCGTTATCGTGCCGGGCTTGGCCAAAACCTGCCCACGCTCCACGTCGTCGCGCTTGAGCCCGCGAAGCAGGGCGCCTATGTTGTCGCCGGCCTGGGCCGAGTCCATCGACTTGTTGAACATCTCGACCCCCGTCACCACCGTCTTGCGCGTGGGCCGGATGCCGACGATCTCCACCTCCGTGTTGACCGCTATCTGGCCGGTCTCCACGCGCCCGGTGGCCACCGTGCCTCGCCCCTGGATCGTGAAGACGTCCTCGACGGCCAACAAAAAGTCGCGGTCTATGTCCCGCTCGGGCTCGGGCACGTACGAGTCGACCGCCTCCATCAGCCTGAGGATGGCCGGCTCCCCGTACTCCGAGTCGTCCCCCTCCAGCGCCTTCAAGGCGGAGCCCACGACAACCGGCACGTCGTCGCCCGGGAAGTCGTACTCGGACAAAAGCTCCCGAACCTCCATCTCCACCAGCTCCAAAAGCTCCTCGTCGTCGACCATGTCGGCCTTGTTCAAAAAGACCACTATGTAGGGCACCCCCACCTGGCGCGCCAAGAGGATGTGCTCGCGCGTCTGGGGCATCGGCCCGTCGGCGGCGGAGACCACCAGGATCGCCCCGTCCATCTGGGCGGCGCCGGTGATCATGTTCTTCACGTAGTCGGCGTGGCCCGGGCAGTCGACGTGGGCGTAGTGGCGGTTCTCGGTGGCGTACTCCTGGTGGCTGGTGGCTATGGTGATCCCGCGCTGGCGCTCCTCGGGGGCGTTGTCTATCTGGTCGAAGGCGACCTCGCGGTTGGCCGGGTCGTTGGGCACGGCCTTGGCCAGGGTCTTGGTGATCGCCGCGGTGAGCGTGGTCTTGCCGTGGTCGACGTGGCCTATGGTGCCCACGTTCAGGTGCGGCTTGTTCCTCTCGAACTTCCCTCTGGACATCCGTGATCCTTTCTCGTTACCACAACTCTGGGGACAAAAATAGTAGCGGCGGCAGGACTCGAACCTGCGACACGCGGATTATGATTCCGCTGCTCTAACCGACTGAGCTACGCCGCCACGCCTATGTCGCGGACCGGGCCGAAACCCTATCCAAGAGCCCCCGAGCGGACTTGAACCGCTGACCCCCTCCTTACCATGGAGGTGCTCTACCACTGAGCTACAGGGGCGTATCCTTCTGGTGGGGGCGGGAGGATTCGAACCTCCGTAGGCGAAGCCGGCAGATTTACAGTCTGCTCCCTTTGGCCACTCGGGCACACCCCCGGCCACGCCTCGCAACACCCTCGTGCGGAGCGCCCGAATATGGTAGCAAACGCAAGGTACTTTTCAACAAGCCACGGCACCACCAAAAACAGAGCCCGGGAAGGGAATCGAACCCCCGACCGGCCGCTTACAAGGCGGCTGCTCTACCTCTGAGCTACCCGGGCGCCTCGCCGCAGGCGACGCGCCGCACGCTTCGCCCTTCGGGCTTCGCTTGTCAGCACGCTCCGGCCCTCGCTTTCAGCTAAAAGCCTTCTGAGGCCAACTCGCTGACTCGTACCATGCGCCTCGGAGATTGTAACAGCGCAAACCCCACGCCGACATCGCTATTGTTCTTTGCTGAAAGCCGGAGGTCGAAGACCGGAGCGTGCTGACAAGCGAAGCGCCGGGCTGAGAGCGGAGGCGACAGCCGGAGCGTGCTACGTCCCTCGCCTGCGTATCTCTTCTAACTTTCGGATGGTCTCGGGCGACAGCCTGTCTGCAACACGGGACTTCCGCGGGACGTTGGGGTTCCGTGTTATTGCGGGGAGCTCGTCGAGGAGGTTGGCGAACTCGTGGGGGTGGCGCGGGTGGACCCGCGGGCGAGTGCTGTGCGTTGGAGGGCGAAGTCGGCCGTGTAGACGGTGGCGGAATCTTCCAGTCTCGAGAGGAGGCGCTCTATTTCGTCGTCGGCGGACTGGCCGGGGCGCTGTAGACGATGCGGACGGCGCCGCCGGCGAGGGATTCTTCTTTGCGGGGGTCGGGGCGCGGTGGGCGTCGAAGACGACGATGATGGCGCGGCCGATCCAGCCCGCCGCTTTCAGGGCGTCGGTTATGAGGAGTTCGCGGGCGGCGTCGAAGGTTTCGGCGTCGCGGTAGCGGTCCAGGGCGCCTATGACGTTGTAGGCGTCCAGGATGAGGTACGACGGCACGCTACCCCCTCTGCCTGCGCGCCTCGTACGCCAGCACGGCCGCGGCCACGGAGACGTTCAGGGACGAGACGGCGCCCAGCATCGGTACGGACACTGTCCCGTCGCACGCCTCGCGTACCAGCCGCCTCACGCCCTTGCCCTCGCTGCCCAGAACGAAGGCCACGGGCCCGTCCAGGTCGAGCTTCGCGTAGTCCGTCCCCCCGGCTTCCGCGGCGTAGACCCAGACGTTCGCCGCCTTCATCTCGTCGACCGCCCGCTTCAGGTTCGTCACCCTGGCGACGCGGACGTGTTCGCTGGCGCCGGCGCTCGCCTTGACGGCCGCCGCCGTCACCCCGACGGCCTTGTCCTTCGGGATCACGACCCCGCTCGCCCCCGCCCCGTCCGCGGCCCGCAACACCGCCCCGAGGTTGCGCGGGTCCGTCACGCCGTCAAGAACCAGGATCAAAGGCTCGGGGATGGCCAGGATCTCCTCCAGGCCGGAGTACGGATAGGATTCCACCCGCGCCACGACGCCCTGGTGGACCCCGCCCCGCGCCAAATCCTCCACCCTGTCCCGAAGAACTTTCTTGACGGGCACGCCGCCGGCCGCCGCCCGGACTTCCCCGTTGCCCGAAGAATCGAGGACTTCCAGGACCTTCCGCCGACGGCTCTTCAGCGCCTCGACGACGGGACGGATGCCGTAGATGGTCTCGGGCATGGACTACCGGCGGCTCAGGATGGGACCATCCGGGGTGTCCTCGACGGCCCATCCGGCCTCCGCGAGCTCCTCGCGCAGCCGGTCCGCCGTGGCCCAGTCCTTCGCCCGCCGGGCCAACTCCCTGTTGGCGGCCAGGCCGAGGACCTCTTCGCCCGGCTCCTCCGTATACCGGACGCGCACGCCGCCCACCTCCACGGCAAGCTCCCGCGCGAGGTCGAACCCGAAGACGGTCATGACCTCCTCTATCGCCCCCGCAAGCGACCCGAACTCGCCCGCGGACTCGGGTCGGTCGGAGATCTCGCGCGCCGCC carries:
- the rplA gene encoding 50S ribosomal protein L1 → MGRRLLEQKAKIDPERYYAPREAIELLKSLDGAKFDESVEAHVHLNVDPRRADQMVRGTLMLPNGTGKTRRVAVFAEGEKAREAEEAGADVVGSDDLASRIREQGFMDFDVAVATPDQMRSVGQLGPVLGPRGLMPNPKSGTVTMDVGRAVEEIKRGKIEYRVDRYGIIHGIIGKKSFDEDSLVQNYFALREELQRARPAPVKGRYFKTVTLTTTMGPSVKVDPAVERE
- the rplK gene encoding 50S ribosomal protein L11 codes for the protein MGRGRGRRVARKLKLQITGGQANPAPPVGPALGQAQVNIGEFVRQFNDATRDRMGQVVPVEITVYEDRSFTFVTKTSPAAYLLRQAAGVDKGSGEPNRSKVGTVSRAQVEEIARTKMPDLNAADVEGASKIVEGTARSMGITVNG
- the nusG gene encoding transcription termination/antitermination protein NusG — its product is MKKWYVVNTYSGHENKVRTTLERRIESMGLNRHFGEISIPTENVIEIKDGKKVPTVQRQFPGYVLVNMDMNDSSWSLVRQTPGVTQIVGAGDKPLALSRAEVERLLHPNEAAAEQREKVKTTVDYTVGETVKVIGGPLSDFTGSISDINVDQSRLKVLVSIFGRETPVELSFSQVAKL
- the secE gene encoding preprotein translocase subunit SecE, with amino-acid sequence MGKKRGAQAPSGKGGGKAQQQQKSGGFLAGPRKFARDVRGELRRVSWPNREQLRQSTAVVLIIVLTLAAYVAVWDFLFGRLARLIFT
- the rpmG gene encoding 50S ribosomal protein L33 yields the protein MRQLVTLACDECKRRNYSSRKNRRNTPDRIQLQKYCPWCRQHTAHRETR
- the tuf gene encoding elongation factor Tu, producing MSRGKFERNKPHLNVGTIGHVDHGKTTLTAAITKTLAKAVPNDPANREVAFDQIDNAPEERQRGITIATSHQEYATENRHYAHVDCPGHADYVKNMITGAAQMDGAILVVSAADGPMPQTREHILLARQVGVPYIVVFLNKADMVDDEELLELVEMEVRELLSEYDFPGDDVPVVVGSALKALEGDDSEYGEPAILRLMEAVDSYVPEPERDIDRDFLLAVEDVFTIQGRGTVATGRVETGQIAVNTEVEIVGIRPTRKTVVTGVEMFNKSMDSAQAGDNIGALLRGLKRDDVERGQVLAKPGTITPHTRFKAEVYVLSKEEGGRHTPFFTNYRPQFYFRTTDVTGEIRLEEGVEMVMPGDNTVMEVELISPIAMDEGLNFAIREGGRTVGAGVVTEIIE
- a CDS encoding NYN domain-containing protein, with the translated sequence MPSYLILDAYNVIGALDRYRDAETFDAARELLITDALKAAGWIGRAIIVVFDAHRAPTPAKKNPSPAAPSASSTAPRPVRRRRNRAPPLETGRFRHRLHGRLRPPTHSTRPRVHPRHPHEFANLLDELPAITRNPNVPRKSRVADRLSPETIRKLEEIRRRGT
- the rlmB gene encoding 23S rRNA (guanosine(2251)-2'-O)-methyltransferase RlmB, translated to MPETIYGIRPVVEALKSRRRKVLEVLDSSGNGEVRAAAGGVPVKKVLRDRVEDLARGGVHQGVVARVESYPYSGLEEILAIPEPLILVLDGVTDPRNLGAVLRAADGAGASGVVIPKDKAVGVTAAAVKASAGASEHVRVARVTNLKRAVDEMKAANVWVYAAEAGGTDYAKLDLDGPVAFVLGSEGKGVRRLVREACDGTVSVPMLGAVSSLNVSVAAAVLAYEARRQRG